The following is a genomic window from Vitis vinifera cultivar Pinot Noir 40024 chromosome 6, ASM3070453v1.
CATGGCAAATAAGAAACGAATTCCGACCGTGAGCATCTGATGACAATGATTGACGAAGACCGATCCTCTTTGTCGCTACATCATTGGGCTTTAGGGGCCATGACCCCCTTGTTAATTTCTTTACTAGACCACGTAAAGATGTAGAAGTAACTGGCATTCTCTCCACTGAGTTTCTGGTTTTGCATCATTTTTTGATGGTGAGATGGGTTCTCTGATCAATTTGAGGGTTCAATACATCTAAAATTGGAAATTCCCCAAATGGATGCGATTATAGATAGAGAAAATTACTGGATTTGCATAATTCATATTTGAGAGTCGTTTTCAGAATTGAATTAGTTTGTCAATATGCTTACCATCGAAGCAATGCAACATATAGAGAGTGAAGTGGAACTTCTCAGCATGGTCTGATCTCTCTACATATAGTACTTTCCAATTAGGAGAAACTGGATTCCACTGATCAGCATCAACATCATGGTCCAAATTAACTCTAAAGTTGTTAAAGAGAACTTACTGCTACTTCATTTGAATAACTTTCTGAACACTTTGGAAGAACACACCATGCACAAATGtccttatgattttaaaaattctcatgCCCTTTTTTTTATGCTTACTAAAAAGGTGATTGGAACAGTCTGATTGGAGCAGcttattatttttctagaaaCAATGGCAGTGGAAAATCCACAAACTATGAGTTTCCATACTCAAAAGAGAGGGGATGAAATTTTCATACAATCATGGAAGTAGTGCTACCAGCACTGGCTCCTCATGGAATTTATAAAAGTAATTCATCAAGCATTGAGGAAAATATATAGCTAGGAAGAATCAAGCATAAAATTAAGGATCAGttaaaattgaatcaattactGAATGTATACATGTTAAGTAAAGATAAGAAGGAGCCCTGAGATAACATAAAATTAAAGAGCAATACTATAAAGAGGCAGTGCAAGTAATTGATCAATGGCAAAGATCTCTTGGTGCAAAGCAGAGCTAGCTGCTTACTTGGATGGATGATCTAAAGTGAAGAATTCTATAGCAAATTCATCGATCATGTGGCAAAGGTAATGCTCATTATTTGGGCTGTACATCACATTGATTAATTTTACTTGAACAGCTCCCTGATTTGGAATTTTGGTTATGGGAGAGGGTGATCCCACCACAATGACAAGAGTGACAGTAATTATTTGTTAATTAATATATCACTAGGGTTACATCTTTCTCTCTGTCTTCCATGCATGAGGAGCCACCACTTTTTTCTCTCAAGCACTAAACCGCAGTCCGTCCATCACAAGGAAGCTTAAAGGCTAAGAAACTTCGCCCACTAAAGCCctagaaatataataaaacaaaaagtgaTGAGAATGAGAGAATAAGagcaaaataaacaaaagcctCATCTAtctttccttcttcttctctttcttttctcttgctTTCTTGGCTCTGGTATATCTTCTTTGTGTGATTCGCCTTCGTAGTTCggaaaaaagggggaaaaaaaaacgaAAGCACACCCATCAACCTTTATAAAAGAGAAGGCTCAAAAACCATGGTTTTCTCATCTGTTCCACTCTATCCAGATCCTTTGAACTGGCAGCAGGTATGGTTTCTTTGAATTTTCCTTCCACTGCTTCTTCACCGAAAAGGatgataatgaaaaaaaatattcctattcctttgtgatcttttattgaatataccaaatatttaggattttaattttcttcttgtttttggaTTTTCTGTCGCAGCAACCCAATCGTCAAGAAGGAAGTGGCAATGAAAATCCCCAgcttccaccaccaccacctcagGCCGGTAGTCTGGGCTCGATTAGACCTGGTTCGATGGCTGATCGAGCACGGGTAGCTAAGATACCACAACCAGAGACAGCACTGAAGTGTCCCAGATGCGAATCGACCAATACTAAGTTTTGCTACTTCAATAATTATAGTCTCACACAGCCCCGCCACTTCTGTAAAACATGTCGACGATACTGGACGAGAGGAGGTGCCCTTAGGAATGTTCCGGTGGGTGGAGGATGCCGTAgaaacaagaaaagcaaaagcAGTAGCTCGAAGTCGCCAGCTTCTACTGAAAGGCATGCTGGTTCGAACTCGACCAGTGCAATTCCCTCTAGTGGCACCGCAGAGATAATTGGTCACTTGCCAAAACAAGCTTCTCAGTTACCCTTCATGCCCACTTTACAAAATCTTACTCAGTATGGTATTGGGAATATGAGCTTGAACTTTGGTGGAAATCTGCCACATGTAATGGCATCCAGTGGTGGTGGCCAGAATGAAATGGGTTTTCATATAGGTAGTAATTCAGTAGGTTTGTCCGCAGAAGGAGTGGAGCAGTGGCGTTTGCAACAGGTTCAGCAATTTCCTTTCTTGGGTAGCTTTGAGCCACCAACAGGTTTGTACCCATTTCAAAATGAAGATGTCAAAGCATCGTCTTCTGTAGATAGAAACGGCCATCTTCCCCACATGGTGTCGGGCTCTGGGGTTGCCCAGCTGACTGCAGTGAAATTGCTAGAAAACCAAGGGCTAAACTTGTCAAGGCAGTTCTTGGATACTTCAGAAAATAATCAGTATTGGGTTGGAAATGCGTGGACGGATTTCTCTGGTCTCAACTCTTCCTCCACTAGCAATCGCTTATAATTTGACATTTACTACacttaaatcaaatataattgaCACCAAGCTAGCTGTATGTTCCACAGAATCGCCTCAGCTTGTCGCAAGTTCCAAATCCGAGAACGTAAGATCACTTGCTGAGGAACCTATCTCATCCTGATCAATCTACTGCCGAGCCAAGAAATGGTAGATTTTGTAGAATTTATATGTGCCCTTgcttatttaatttatgtttctAGTCTCCTGTATTTTATGGGCTTGTTTACAGAAGTGTGCGTGCCGGGTCTGATGGAGTTTGTTATCTGACATGATGAACTCATTACTATTAAAATTTCTCGTATGCcaactttttcttcttcttctttatgcACTAGCATTAGGAGTAGTACTGTTAGTTGCATTAAGATGAGATGCTGCAAGAATCCTTTCTGGGGATCACCCACATTTAGCAAGATtgccaaagaaaaagaaattaaccTAAACCAGTTGTGATCGACCTCTTATcgataaatattaatatacaaaGAACCAGTCTTGTTGAAATTGCCTTATATCAAGTAGTTCAAGCTTTAATTTGTACTGTATCATGTTTTTGATTTGTTCTTGGTGAACAGTACTATCTGCAATgttaagagaaaaatggaagctGCATTAGAACGTTTCTACAGTTCTACAGCACTGAACCTTTGTACTTATGTATTATTTGCCCACATATTTACACACTCATATGCTTGTTTACTTTCGACCATGATTCTAGGAGTCTTTTGAATGGTCTTAGGAACTTAATAACTCAGAACTAGAAGTGATGTTTCATCCGCACTGCTTTCCATCAATCTCCCGATGGACAGTGACTCCAATTCCCACATTTTTCCCTATTCTTCTATATCAagcaaaattcaaattcccagGAAACTCCTTGTCTCTCATTTTTAGGTGATTCACCAGCTGAGAGGTTAGTTCTTTTCAGTTTTCACCTGTCCAAGAAAACTGTTGATCAAGGCAGCCACGTCTGTCCTCCACCatggagagaaagagagtgaggACATGGGAAGTActtatttgttttgttgggtCGTGAGAGTGAAAGTTGAAGTCTTGAACTATGgaagttataaaaaaacaatataagaaAACGCCAAAAATCCCACTCAAAACCATGCAACCCAAAGCCCACCATAGAATTCTGGAATTTCCTTTGTTTCAAAACCTTCGTCCTCACGTTGTGACAGCCTCCCAACTTCCTTGCTTGGTTTTATTTGGTTAGCCTTGCCTcctctctccctttctctctctctctccctccctctctctctctctctctctctctctctctccacatTCAAATCTTTGATACTAATAATTAGATATTGTAATCATAAACCATCTAGGGTTGGTTGtctgaaaagaaaggaatccGGATTTGCTTTTTTGCAAGGACCAAGGCTGCCTAGCAACAACGAATAAAGCAAAGTCCATGCTCGTGTCAGTGGGTCATTGGATGTAGGAAGCAAAAAACAGTTATCGTGGGATACCAAAGTTGTAGATGTAGGTGGGTAGGAAAGGCCACcagcaaggaaagaaaaaaagaaagaagagaaataaaGACGAGTGGTTCGTTGTTGTGGTACGAACAATTCCAATCAACGGAGGGCTCGGAAATCCAAGCTTTGCTTAGTCTCCATGTTCCTCTGTTGTCCACATGGATACGTCTCATATCTtgtatctctctctctctctctctctctctctctctctttacgTTTCCTTCACAACTTGAAATCATAAAAGCAATCCAAGGCCACAAAATATCACTGAAATGTGACTGCAGAATTACGAATTATTCAGTAGAGATACGGTCATGCATTTCATATTCTGATATGTATATATCGTAacagtatatatatatgattatgATACTGGATTGTTTTAGTCAAAAAAGAATCTGTTCTGAGAAGTACTGGTTCAAAGAACTTATCATTTtgctttttcattcttttttctttccgtTTTCCAGTGAACCTCTCTGGAAACTGCTGCAATCAGATCATCTACAACCTGCATTATTacctttctttcttctctctctctctctctccatagTTTATGCGGTCACTGTGTACCAATCAATTGGAAGCATGCATCTTAAGGGCAAGTTGGCTTTCTTCCATCAGCTGCCCTGTCAATACAAATGGAACTTTTCCCCCAAGAAAATAGACTATTCAAAGCGTCAATTTTATCACTAGTGCGAAGTTTGTAGAAGCAACCTTCTTTTGCATTCACCTCACCTCCCAATTCCCATATACCAACCTATAATAGATTCAATGATTCTTCACGTAATATAAGAACACTTGGGACCCACTTTAGCTTCGATTCAATTGATCGAGTTTGCTTTTAATTGGCAGgtgttggaaaaagaaaattgtataTCTTTAGCAAACACACTGTGGAAACTGGAAACTTTAGCATGCATGTaggagaaaaaaacaaaagacaagaTGGAGCCGTTTCCTCCTGTCCATCCTGCCCATTTGACTCAGTAGAAACTCGGGTCTTCCATGGATTTGACTTTGTACTCATTGGGtttgaattatttcatttttgtatcATTCTCCTGGATCTATCAACCTGAGTTGAATTAATACGTCAATTTAATGCATTTTTGGAACATTATTTTTTTGCCTTAAGAGACCAGTTTGGAATGGAGGgatttgaataaatgaattgaaatcttaCAATCTAGTGTTTGGAGTGGACTGAAATTTTcgtaaaggaaaaaggaaaaagattttgcAGGTTGTTATGGGATAATTTTAGaacttttcatttgttttaaaaaatggtggaagtttatgaaatttatttttattaaagcaTTTACTaagttacaattttatttatttatcctctACTCTACAACTTGTTTTcgtgttcttttctttttcactttttaattaTCTCTATTTCTTCTATTGATCATcatctaattattattttttttttaaatttgctATAATATTGAGAATTAGGTCGTTCGTAAGCTTTTTACGAATTGACTATAAGTACATTTAACAATTATTCTAAAAGTGTTTGTACTCCtcttaatatttgaaaaataaaaattttcacatgttaaaaaatgattttctaaaatcaccaTCAAATATACTCGATATGATAATAgcattcaaaaatttaaaaaaaaaaatatatatatatatttaatagtaattttttttatttgagtgaATTAAGAACTTTAAATGAATTCTATCTGTCTACCttgtttttcttaaattaatttattagttcTACAATTTTGAGTCATTTATATTTACTATTAAAGtatgattaaaataattctcttGTGACACTGAACAAAAAAgagtattatttttattttaatttccttttatatcaaacacaatgactatgtttgattcttgaaagtaataagaaaataaaagaaatgctaaatgattttctcatggttttattataaaaatgtgaaataaaattaaatataattaaaattattaacaaatttgtatgtttttaaatgatttaatctacataaaaaaagttaaatccatgaaaagagtttaaaataatttatttttttttattttgattcactttttttttcttttgtaattttttttccacatattttccttcaaactgtCCTGAAACAAACATAGTcatttaaggtaaaaaaaaaataaaattcaattccctgtggtatttaaaaaaaaaaaattgagagaaagaTCAGTTTAGAGGACCTAAACTCCTAAGGCGGGCCATTGACAAGCCACTTGGCATGTGAAAGTGAGGtgggtacatttgataaaagtGTAGTGCAAAGGTGTGGCTCCACAAGTCTCAAATATTCATTCCAATTATTATTCTAAGTAACATGTAATAGAACTTAAGCTAATCCTTAATTATTAATCTCCTCAAATTTCTTTGCCTTAAAATTCTACATGGGTAACTATAATCTTAAGTGATGAAACATGTGTTGTCTTTCTTTTAGCCGGCCTAATAACGAACAATCCCAACGACCCTAGATAATCATAGACCTAGTCTCACAAGACTCAAATAGCATCTAGTATTGATTCCAATTGTTGTTTTAAGGCCTAATTCCACAGCactcaaatatataaaatataaaaataataattttaaccAGAATGATACGGATAAGGATAAAATATTTACGAGATTTTGGTATAAATACTTGGGTTCTCTTAAGAAAAACATCGTACCTGGATCATCTTACTTTACTAATGCTACTAAGATTCCTTAACTAAAAGATGCTGACTCGTTTATAAACCCCACGCTTTGACAAATCTGATTCATGATCCACGTAAGACAAGATATTATAAAATAGCAAAAGCTATGGACACTGGCCATCattttagcaaaataaaaatgtttatacaCCATGTCTCTTCGACAAACAGTTGCACAGCCCAGCCTAACCGTATGGTAATGGCACCTGTCAGGCTGAACCATAGTGCCCCTGCATCGATGGAGATGGGTCCCATCCCATGACTCCCCCAAAATGCCCTTAGGGTTTCCCCCAAGCCGCAAAAGCCTCCACTCAGAAGAAAGCAACAGTCTAGGCCCCcccaaaaaacaaaatgtaCGGCCCAGAATAATAGGTTAATTACTAATTCCATTTTTTCTAACCGGA
Proteins encoded in this region:
- the LOC100246640 gene encoding dof zinc finger protein DOF3.6 isoform X2 gives rise to the protein MVFSSVPLYPDPLNWQQQPNRQEGSGNENPQLPPPPPQAGSLGSIRPGSMADRARVAKIPQPETALKCPRCESTNTKFCYFNNYSLTQPRHFCKTCRRYWTRGGALRNVPVGGGCRRNKKSKSSSSKSPASTERHAGSNSTSAIPSSGTAEIIGHLPKQASQLPFMPTLQNLTQYGIGNMSLNFGGNLPHVMASSGGGQNEMGFHIGSNSVGLSAEGVEQWRLQQVQQFPFLGSFEPPTGLYPFQNEDVKASSSVDRNGHLPHMVSGSGVAQLTAVKLLENQGLNLSRQFLDTSENNQYWVGNAWTDFSGLNSSSTSNRL
- the LOC100246640 gene encoding dof zinc finger protein DOF3.6 isoform X1, with protein sequence MVFSSVPLYPDPLNWQQQPNRQEGSGNENPQLPPPPPQAGSLGSIRPGSMADRARVAKIPQPETALKCPRCESTNTKFCYFNNYSLTQPRHFCKTCRRYWTRGGALRNVPVGGGCRRNKKSKSSSSKSPASTERHAGSNSTSAIPSSGTAEIIGHLPKQASQLPFMPTLQNLTQYGIGNMSLNFGGNLPHVMASSGGGQNEMGFHIGSNSVGLSAEGVEQWRLQQVQQFPFLGSFEPPTGLYPFQNEDVKASSSVDRNGHLPHMVSGSGVAQLTAVKLLENQGLNLSRQFLDTSENNQYWVGNAWTDFSESPQLVASSKSENVRSLAEEPISS